The proteins below come from a single Cannabis sativa cultivar Pink pepper isolate KNU-18-1 chromosome 3, ASM2916894v1, whole genome shotgun sequence genomic window:
- the LOC115709214 gene encoding large ribosomal subunit protein eL24: MVLKTELCRFSGAKIYPGRGIRFIRSDSQVFLFANSKCKRYFHNRLKPSKLTWTAMYRKQHKKDIAQEAVRKRRRATKKPYSRSIVGATLEVIQKRRAEKPEVRDAAREAALREIKERIKKTKDEKKAKKAEVVAKSQKGKGNVSKGAAPKGPKLGGGGGKR; this comes from the exons GACTGAACTTTGTCGGTTTAGCGGTGCCAAGATATACCCAGGGAGAGGCATCAGATTTATTCGTTCTGATTCTCAG GTGTTCTTGTTTGCCAATTCCAAATGCAAGAGGTACTTCCACAATCGCCTGAAGCCATCTAAGCTGACCTGGACAGCCATGTACAGGAAGCAGCATAAGAAG GATATCGCCCAAGAGGCAGTGAGGAAGAGGAGACGTGCCACAAAGAAACCTTATTCTAGGTCTATTGTTGGCGCCACATTGGAGGTTATCCAAAAGAGAAGAGCTGAGAAGCCAGAAGTCCGTGATGCTGCAAGGGAAGCTGCCCTTCG TGAGATCAAGGAAAGAATCAAGAAAACCAAAGATGAAAAGAAAGCCAAGAAGGCTGAAGTAGTTGCCAAGTCACAGAAGGGCAAGGGTAACGTTTCAAAGGGAGCTGCACCAAAGGGTCCGAAGCtcggtggtggtggtgggaAGCGCTGA